The Helianthus annuus cultivar XRQ/B chromosome 16, HanXRQr2.0-SUNRISE, whole genome shotgun sequence genome includes a window with the following:
- the LOC110919946 gene encoding uncharacterized mitochondrial protein AtMg00810-like, with translation MGFRSSDYPDHVGLLKKSLYGLKQAPRAWYQRFTDFVVLQGFKQSKSDNSLFVYRHGRDTAYLLIYVDDIILTTSSDVLRNRIMACLAGEFAMKDLGSLSYFLGIQVTWPENHMFLSQTAYAKDIIHRAGMDSCKPIATPVDTQSKLSAHSGTLHDDPTTYRSLAGALQYLTFTRPDISYAVQQICMHMNSPTTAHWNALKRILRYIHGTIDLGLHLDATDTSSLRAYTDADWAGCPDTRRSTSGYCVYFGDNLISWSSKRQSTISRSSAEAEYRGVANVVAEVCWLRNLLLELCHPISRATLVYYDNVSAVYLSGNPVQHQRTKHIELDIHFVREQVHKGHISVLHVSSRHQIADIFTKGLPHVLFDDFRSSLSIRPPFASTAGV, from the coding sequence ATGGGGTTTCGCAGTTCCGACTACCCGGACCATGTTGGTCTTCTAAAGAAATCGTTATACGGTCTCAAGCAAGCGCCTCGTGCATGGTACCAGCGTTTCACGGATTTTGTGGTCTTACAGGGTTTTAAGCAGAGTAAGTCAGATAACTCTTTGTTTGTTTATCGTCATGGGCGTGACACTGCCTATCTGCTCATTTACGTCGACGATATTATTCTCACCACTTCTTCGGATGTTCTTCGCAATCGGATTATGGCATGTCTGGCAGGCGAGTTTGCTATGAAGGATTTGGGGTCGTtgtcttattttttgggtattcAGGTAACATGGCCCGAAAATCATATGTTTCTTTCTCAGACAGCTTATGCTAAGGATATCATTCATCGAGCCGGTATGGATTCATGTAAGCCCATTGCCACGCCAGTGGATACGCAGTCCAAGCTCAGTGCCCATTCTGGTACTCTTCATGATGATCCTACCACATATCGTAGCCTTGCGGGTGCGCTTCAGTATCTCACTTTCACCCGTCCAGACATCTCTTATGCTGTTCAGCAAATTTGCATGCATATGAACTCTCCAACAACTGCTCACTGGAATGCTTTAAAACGGATTCTTCGATATATACATGGCACCATTGACTTGGGGCTTCACTTAGATGCGACGGATACGTCTTCCTTGCGGGCTTACACTGACGCTGACTGGGCAGGTTGCCCTGACACTCGACGCTCGACCTCCGGCTATTGTGTTTATTTTGGGGACAATCTGATTTCTTGGTCCTCGAAGCGGCAGTCGACAATCTCACGTTCTAGTGCTGAAGCTGAATATCGCGGAGTGGCGAATGTTGTTGCTGAAGTCTGCTGGCTTAGGAACCTTCTTCTCGAGTTATGTCATCCTATTTCTCGTGCTACTTTGGTTTATTATGACAATGTCAGTGCAGTCTACTTGTCTGGTAATCCGGTTCAGCATCAACGTACGAAGCATATTGAACTAGATATTCATTTTGTTCGTGAGCAAGTTCACAAAGGTCACATTAGCGTTTTGCATGTCTCGTCTCGCCATCAGATTGCTGACATCTTCACTAAAGGACTGCCGCATGTCTTGTTTGATGATTTCAGATCCAGTCTCAGCATTCGGCCACCCTtcgcttcgactgcgggggtgtaa